Proteins encoded together in one Thermococcus barophilus MP window:
- a CDS encoding DMT family transporter, with amino-acid sequence MEISGRIKITVSMLIWGSVGIFARFTNLNGLGIAFFRVALGALILALLFSIKDKSWFQKVSGATKQKFGWMILLGIALALNWVFLFTAFLYTSIARAVLIYYSAPVLATLISAKFLKEKISKFQILLILMAFLGLMIIMSEQKMNFKNRDFVGAVFAFIAAVFYAMIPNLGRFLKEVKSDILTFVQLFIASVILIPFVLYGKIFAGKINWFAVGILVAVHTVFALFLYMDGLKNVKVNEVALLSYLDPLSAVVYAFLVFGEVPALRTVIGGVLILSASLLDTLKRR; translated from the coding sequence ATGGAAATTTCAGGGAGAATTAAAATAACAGTCTCAATGCTAATCTGGGGAAGTGTTGGGATTTTTGCGAGGTTCACAAATTTAAATGGATTGGGAATCGCATTCTTTAGGGTTGCATTAGGAGCTTTAATTTTAGCACTGTTGTTCAGCATAAAAGATAAATCTTGGTTTCAGAAGGTTAGTGGGGCTACCAAACAAAAGTTTGGATGGATGATTCTTCTTGGTATTGCACTTGCTTTAAATTGGGTGTTCTTATTTACCGCTTTTTTGTACACCTCAATAGCAAGGGCAGTCCTTATTTATTATTCAGCTCCAGTTCTTGCAACATTAATTTCAGCCAAGTTTCTTAAAGAAAAAATCTCGAAATTTCAAATTTTGCTGATTCTCATGGCTTTTCTTGGCTTGATGATAATAATGAGTGAACAAAAAATGAATTTTAAAAACAGAGATTTTGTAGGAGCCGTATTCGCATTCATAGCAGCAGTTTTCTATGCAATGATTCCTAATCTGGGTAGATTTTTAAAAGAAGTGAAAAGTGACATACTAACATTTGTTCAGCTGTTTATAGCTTCTGTAATCCTGATTCCTTTCGTCCTCTACGGTAAGATATTCGCTGGAAAGATTAACTGGTTTGCCGTTGGAATTTTAGTAGCCGTGCACACTGTTTTTGCACTCTTCCTGTACATGGACGGATTAAAAAACGTTAAAGTGAATGAAGTCGCCTTGCTCAGCTACCTTGACCCTCTAAGTGCAGTGGTTTATGCATTTTTGGTATTCGGAGAAGTTCCCGCTCTTAGAACAGTGATAGGAGGAGTTCTGATACTATCAGCATCTCTTTTAGATACGTTAAAGCGGAGATAG
- a CDS encoding ATPase domain-containing protein has product MVESYVVRRVKSGIPGFDELIEGGFPENTTILVTGSTGTGKTTFGAQFIYKGAEEYGEPGVFVTLEERAKDLRREMLSFGWDFRKYEEQGLIAIVDGVSSSVGLPSEEKFALEDRFNIDNFLRYIYRVVKAINAKRLVIDSVPSIAFRLKEETQIREVLLKLNTILLEMGVTTILTTEAPDPSAGRISRYGIEEYIARGVVILDLQERNIELKRYLLIRKMRETKHSMRKYPFEITNSGIVVYPSGEIY; this is encoded by the coding sequence ATGGTTGAGTCTTATGTAGTAAGGAGGGTTAAAAGCGGAATCCCGGGTTTTGATGAGCTGATTGAGGGTGGTTTCCCTGAGAATACAACTATCTTGGTAACTGGTAGTACTGGTACTGGTAAGACTACTTTTGGAGCTCAATTTATATATAAAGGCGCAGAAGAGTATGGAGAGCCTGGTGTTTTTGTTACGTTAGAAGAAAGGGCAAAAGACCTTCGAAGGGAAATGCTCTCTTTTGGATGGGATTTTAGAAAATATGAAGAGCAAGGCTTAATTGCCATTGTGGATGGTGTTAGCTCAAGCGTTGGATTGCCTTCCGAAGAAAAATTTGCTCTTGAGGATAGGTTTAACATTGATAATTTTCTTAGATACATCTATAGGGTCGTAAAAGCAATAAATGCGAAACGTCTCGTTATTGATTCTGTTCCTTCGATAGCATTTAGACTCAAAGAAGAGACACAAATCAGGGAAGTGTTACTAAAGTTGAACACAATACTTCTTGAAATGGGCGTTACAACAATCCTGACAACTGAAGCTCCAGATCCGAGTGCTGGGAGAATAAGCAGATATGGAATTGAGGAATATATAGCAAGGGGTGTCGTGATTCTTGATCTTCAAGAAAGAAACATTGAGCTAAAAAGATACTTGCTTATCAGAAAGATGCGTGAGACAAAGCATTCGATGAGAAAATATCCATTTGAAATAACCAACAGTGGAATAGTTGTCTACCCAAGTGGAGAGATTTATTGA
- the priL gene encoding DNA primase large subunit PriL, which translates to MLDPFGKKARELLKEFEDINSFLEIIPTYLDINLALERVKWLKNGAIPEYILNANDWKDLMGFYALLGALAFSPYGFEMELVKEANLKIYLTRIEKTKNFEELSISIEPVADNEIPQRDLTIIEKRLYSEISPEDREKITLKYKVKLKDFLSLNEGSLKDVYIRNGYAYLNRSQLIELWEKSFEKNLERAVNLLYELRDELPQYYIQLYNRLSEIAREHFKKRLEGVGRTTAQPLRFDLFPPCIKIALGGVPSGLRNYAITVLLTSFLSYARICPNPPSKNVRIKDCIKDLSIIEKEILPVIIEAGNRCSPPLFEDQPNEIKNIWYHLGFGYTSKPKLEDSGTSTWYFPPNCSKIKVNAPQLCKPDKDCKYIKNPLTYYLRKLYLESKKESQGEDRNE; encoded by the coding sequence ATGCTCGATCCCTTTGGGAAAAAGGCAAGGGAATTACTTAAGGAATTTGAAGACATTAACAGCTTCTTAGAGATTATTCCAACGTATCTGGATATAAATTTAGCATTAGAACGGGTTAAATGGCTAAAAAATGGTGCAATTCCAGAATATATTTTAAATGCTAATGATTGGAAAGATTTAATGGGGTTTTACGCCCTTTTAGGCGCACTCGCATTTTCTCCGTATGGATTTGAAATGGAGCTTGTAAAAGAAGCCAATTTAAAGATATATCTTACCAGAATCGAAAAAACCAAGAATTTTGAAGAGCTTTCAATATCTATTGAACCCGTAGCAGATAATGAAATACCTCAAAGAGATCTGACGATAATTGAAAAAAGGCTTTACAGCGAAATTTCTCCAGAAGACAGAGAAAAAATCACCCTCAAATACAAAGTTAAGCTAAAAGATTTTCTAAGCCTAAATGAAGGTAGCTTAAAAGACGTGTACATTAGAAATGGATATGCCTATCTGAATAGAAGCCAACTTATAGAGCTCTGGGAAAAATCCTTTGAAAAAAATCTTGAGAGAGCAGTGAATCTACTATACGAGCTCAGAGATGAGCTTCCCCAGTACTACATCCAACTATATAACCGGTTAAGTGAGATTGCAAGAGAGCACTTTAAGAAAAGGCTTGAAGGAGTTGGAAGAACCACTGCCCAACCATTGAGATTCGATTTATTCCCTCCATGCATTAAAATTGCCTTGGGGGGTGTACCCAGCGGGTTAAGAAACTATGCCATAACCGTTCTATTGACATCATTCCTGAGCTATGCAAGGATATGCCCAAATCCCCCAAGCAAAAATGTGAGAATCAAAGACTGCATAAAGGATTTAAGCATAATTGAAAAAGAAATCCTGCCAGTGATAATTGAAGCAGGGAACCGGTGCTCTCCCCCACTTTTTGAAGATCAGCCAAATGAGATCAAAAATATATGGTATCATCTCGGATTTGGTTATACTTCAAAACCTAAACTGGAAGACAGTGGCACATCCACTTGGTATTTCCCACCAAACTGCTCAAAAATTAAAGTAAATGCACCTCAGCTCTGCAAACCCGATAAAGACTGCAAGTACATCAAAAATCCTCTCACATACTATCTGAGAAAGCTATACTTAGAAAGTAAGAAAGAGAGTCAAGGGGAGGATAGAAATGAATGA
- a CDS encoding DUF5748 family protein, with protein sequence MNLEVIKEFLEDIGADYTEIEGEIHLAPEVFYEVWKYVGQPDLKTYVIEDEIVEPGSYDPPEMKYTTAKKVKIKKVYFETLDNVKIVTDYAEFQRILKEKSA encoded by the coding sequence ATGAACTTAGAAGTTATAAAAGAGTTTCTGGAGGATATCGGAGCAGACTACACAGAAATTGAGGGAGAAATTCACCTCGCTCCAGAGGTGTTCTATGAGGTTTGGAAGTATGTGGGACAACCTGATTTAAAAACATATGTCATTGAAGACGAGATTGTAGAACCCGGTTCCTATGATCCCCCTGAAATGAAGTACACAACTGCAAAGAAGGTTAAAATCAAAAAGGTCTACTTCGAGACCCTTGACAATGTGAAAATAGTCACAGATTATGCTGAGTTCCAAAGGATTTTAAAGGAAAAATCAGCTTAA
- a CDS encoding class I SAM-dependent rRNA methyltransferase produces the protein MARVYVDAQASRALQKGAMIIFKKGVVRTEGEIKPGDIVEVYSRGGKFLGKGFANPNSNIMVRLLTKEKDVEINKELFKERIRKANEYRKKVLRYGNVYRMVYGEADYLPGLIVDRFNDIAAIQISSAGMERFKLDVAEAIMEVEPDIETVFEKNTGRSRRREGLPEIERVLLGKEKYRTIIEEGKAKFIVDMRGQKTGFFLDQRENRIALEKYIRGGEKVLDVFTYTGGFAIHAAVAGAEKVIAIDKSPRAIEQAKENAKLNGVEDKMEFIVGSAFPEMEKLQKRGEKFDIVILDPPAFVQHEKDLKRGLRAYFNVNYQGLKLVKDGGILVTCSCSQHVDLQAFKDMIIAAAAKAGKFLRMLEPYRTQAPDHPILMASKDTEYLKCLFLYVEDMK, from the coding sequence ATGGCGAGAGTTTATGTTGATGCTCAAGCCTCACGAGCACTTCAGAAGGGAGCTATGATTATCTTTAAAAAAGGCGTTGTTAGAACTGAGGGGGAGATAAAGCCGGGAGATATAGTTGAGGTGTATTCTCGTGGTGGGAAGTTCTTAGGTAAAGGATTTGCGAATCCAAATTCTAATATAATGGTTCGTCTGTTGACAAAAGAAAAAGATGTAGAAATTAACAAAGAGCTTTTCAAAGAGAGAATTAGAAAAGCAAACGAATACAGGAAAAAGGTTCTCCGTTATGGCAACGTTTACAGGATGGTATATGGTGAGGCAGATTATCTGCCAGGATTAATCGTCGATCGCTTTAATGATATAGCCGCCATTCAGATTTCAAGTGCTGGCATGGAGAGATTTAAGCTTGATGTTGCTGAAGCGATAATGGAAGTTGAGCCGGATATAGAGACCGTTTTTGAAAAGAACACTGGAAGGTCAAGGAGAAGAGAAGGATTACCAGAGATTGAGCGTGTATTGCTTGGTAAGGAAAAATACAGAACGATAATTGAAGAAGGAAAAGCCAAGTTCATAGTTGACATGCGTGGACAAAAGACTGGATTTTTCCTTGACCAGAGGGAAAACAGGATAGCTCTTGAGAAATATATTAGGGGCGGTGAAAAGGTTCTTGATGTCTTCACTTACACGGGAGGCTTTGCAATTCATGCGGCAGTTGCTGGAGCTGAAAAAGTGATAGCTATTGATAAGTCCCCAAGGGCAATAGAGCAGGCGAAGGAAAATGCAAAGCTCAACGGTGTTGAAGACAAGATGGAATTCATAGTGGGTTCAGCATTTCCTGAAATGGAAAAGCTCCAAAAGAGAGGAGAAAAGTTTGATATAGTAATTCTCGACCCTCCCGCATTTGTCCAACATGAAAAGGACTTAAAGAGGGGACTAAGGGCTTATTTCAACGTGAACTATCAGGGGCTTAAGCTTGTAAAGGATGGTGGAATCTTAGTAACCTGCTCATGCTCCCAGCATGTTGATCTGCAAGCTTTCAAGGACATGATTATTGCTGCTGCAGCAAAAGCTGGCAAATTCCTCAGGATGCTTGAGCCTTATAGAACACAAGCTCCAGATCATCCAATTTTGATGGCTTCAAAGGATACTGAATATCTCAAATGTCTGTTCTTATATGTTGAGGACATGAAGTGA
- a CDS encoding tripartite tricarboxylate transporter permease produces MLREFLFGLIAGTITGITPALHVNTLASLLNALNNEPDGFGFVILIYTMGLTHTFLDSIPSTFLGVPDEDTVLNILPAHRLVLEGRALEVINISLRASLLAVIFAFPLLPIYLSLAPNYTPGFGRVFVFFLTCFLLLIEKGIKKVFALLVFLISGILGILIDYLPLREPYFHIFVGLFGVPTIFYSLRSGITTIEAGDYEIKMSHKSLFGFSLLGTTLGMLASLLPAFTSSQAALIGSFFSRDERSFLTVAFSVNTSNFFFSLFNFYLTGRTRNGIMVLIKEKYYLLSSHEILILTLLTIAAALIISLYGLEIAKIIGSVLFKVNYKLLNFLVLSFIVVLSLYFDGILGILLLATASLIGSLPLLLNIKRTNCMGVLMVKIMVRG; encoded by the coding sequence ATGCTTAGAGAATTCTTGTTTGGACTCATAGCTGGGACTATAACGGGGATAACACCAGCGTTACACGTTAATACTTTAGCGTCACTGTTGAATGCTTTAAATAATGAGCCCGATGGATTTGGATTTGTGATACTCATTTATACAATGGGTTTAACCCATACGTTTTTGGACTCTATACCTTCAACTTTTCTTGGAGTTCCTGATGAAGATACGGTATTGAATATCTTGCCTGCCCATAGATTGGTTCTTGAGGGGAGAGCTCTTGAGGTAATTAACATCTCTCTGAGGGCAAGTCTTTTAGCAGTAATTTTTGCTTTTCCCCTCTTGCCTATTTACCTCTCTTTAGCTCCTAACTACACACCCGGATTTGGTAGAGTATTTGTGTTCTTTTTGACTTGTTTTTTGCTTTTAATAGAAAAAGGAATAAAGAAGGTTTTTGCTTTACTTGTTTTCCTAATCTCTGGGATTCTTGGAATTCTGATTGACTATTTACCCCTCCGGGAGCCATATTTTCACATTTTTGTTGGTTTATTTGGAGTTCCCACAATATTTTACTCTCTGCGTAGTGGGATTACCACCATTGAAGCTGGAGATTATGAAATTAAAATGTCCCATAAGTCTTTATTTGGCTTTTCCCTCCTTGGAACTACTTTGGGAATGCTTGCTTCCCTGCTTCCTGCCTTTACCTCTTCTCAGGCCGCATTAATTGGAAGCTTCTTTTCAAGGGATGAAAGGTCGTTTTTGACGGTGGCATTCTCCGTGAACACATCGAATTTTTTCTTTTCACTCTTTAATTTCTACCTAACGGGGAGAACGAGAAATGGAATAATGGTCTTGATTAAAGAGAAGTACTATTTGTTGAGTTCACATGAGATTTTAATTTTGACACTGCTTACTATTGCTGCGGCTTTAATTATAAGCCTCTACGGGCTGGAAATAGCTAAAATAATTGGCAGTGTTCTCTTTAAGGTAAATTATAAGCTCCTAAACTTCCTTGTTTTATCTTTTATTGTTGTCCTGTCCTTATATTTTGACGGGATCCTTGGTATCTTACTTTTGGCAACAGCGTCACTAATAGGTTCTCTTCCACTTCTTCTTAACATAAAGAGAACAAACTGTATGGGAGTTTTAATGGTAAAAATAATGGTTAGAGGATAA
- the priS gene encoding DNA primase catalytic subunit PriS, whose translation MNELFREVTKRERQLYYEKEWNAKKLPPFIVNTLENREFGFDHTGDGPSDRKNVFHDIRDLEDYVKATAPYAIFSSVALYEEPKEMSGWLGAELVFDIDAKDLPLRRCNHESGTVCPICLEDAKELAKDTLIVLKEDFGFEDIHIVYSGRGYHIRVLDEWALELDSKAREKILAYTSSAEEVTFDDIQSKRIMLSSGYFRVFRLRFGYFIMRVRYNHLKNIGLNKKQISLILSNKEKINQGFVKEARLTAFPQGIGYKTLLRLFALSTTFSKAYFDGRVTVDVKRILRVPSSLHSKVGLITTYIGSKEKELEKFNPFRDAVPKFRKEEVRQAYEEWLENNELKSE comes from the coding sequence ATGAATGAGCTTTTCAGGGAAGTTACAAAAAGGGAGAGACAGCTCTACTATGAAAAGGAATGGAATGCCAAAAAACTTCCACCATTTATTGTGAACACTCTTGAAAACAGAGAATTTGGTTTTGATCATACTGGGGATGGACCAAGTGATAGGAAAAATGTATTCCATGACATAAGAGACTTGGAAGATTACGTTAAAGCAACGGCACCTTATGCAATATTTTCAAGTGTTGCATTATATGAGGAGCCCAAAGAAATGAGTGGGTGGCTTGGAGCAGAGCTTGTTTTTGATATAGATGCCAAGGATCTGCCCCTAAGAAGATGTAACCATGAAAGCGGAACTGTTTGTCCAATTTGTTTAGAAGACGCTAAAGAGCTTGCAAAAGATACACTAATTGTTTTAAAGGAGGATTTTGGATTTGAAGACATTCACATTGTGTACTCCGGTAGAGGATATCACATAAGGGTACTCGATGAATGGGCACTTGAACTTGATTCCAAGGCAAGAGAGAAAATTTTAGCATATACATCTTCAGCAGAAGAGGTTACATTCGATGACATCCAAAGCAAGAGGATAATGCTATCTTCTGGATACTTTAGGGTTTTTCGTCTTCGCTTTGGATATTTTATAATGCGTGTTAGATATAACCACCTCAAAAACATTGGATTAAATAAAAAGCAGATTAGTTTGATTCTGAGCAACAAAGAAAAAATCAACCAAGGATTTGTTAAAGAAGCAAGACTTACAGCCTTTCCACAGGGAATAGGGTACAAAACTCTCCTTAGACTCTTCGCATTGTCAACTACATTCTCAAAAGCATACTTCGATGGTAGGGTCACAGTTGATGTTAAAAGAATCCTCAGAGTTCCCTCAAGCCTTCATTCTAAAGTCGGATTAATCACAACCTATATTGGGAGCAAAGAAAAGGAGCTTGAAAAGTTTAATCCGTTTAGAGATGCAGTGCCAAAATTCAGAAAAGAAGAAGTCAGGCAGGCATATGAAGAATGGCTCGAGAACAATGAGCTAAAGAGTGAGTAG
- a CDS encoding RAD55 family ATPase has protein sequence MYEDIEKRVERVPTGIIDDLIMGGIPKGSVVLLIGDPKSGKTTFISQFVHTQLTGGYSTIGILVDIPKYEFVSNALDFGWDFMPYLEENFFILDAYSQRLRGTPKFSFDEAVVTDIRDTTQLIDAIKDVTLKILSEKNPPMITGIISSLTPIFFETDKKQIYKFLEDLKELAHRNKQVWLVEMNSGIEEPHVEMMVKAIVDGIIEMRLIEENMTLRRYLRVYGMRRTKHVLSWVPYEITETGIQLQV, from the coding sequence ATGTATGAAGATATTGAAAAACGAGTGGAGAGAGTTCCGACTGGGATAATAGATGACCTCATAATGGGGGGCATTCCAAAAGGTAGCGTTGTTTTGCTAATTGGTGACCCCAAGTCAGGAAAAACAACGTTTATCAGTCAGTTCGTTCACACACAGCTAACTGGAGGGTACTCCACAATTGGTATTCTCGTTGATATTCCAAAATATGAGTTTGTAAGTAATGCTCTTGACTTTGGATGGGATTTCATGCCATATCTTGAGGAAAATTTCTTTATACTCGATGCCTACAGTCAGAGATTAAGGGGGACTCCTAAGTTCTCCTTTGATGAAGCGGTTGTTACTGATATCAGAGACACTACTCAACTTATCGATGCAATAAAGGATGTAACTTTGAAGATTTTATCTGAAAAGAACCCTCCAATGATAACGGGAATAATATCATCTTTGACTCCAATATTCTTTGAAACGGATAAAAAGCAGATATACAAATTTTTGGAGGATTTAAAAGAACTTGCTCACAGAAACAAGCAGGTGTGGTTGGTTGAGATGAATTCTGGAATTGAGGAACCTCATGTTGAGATGATGGTTAAGGCAATTGTTGATGGAATAATCGAGATGAGGTTAATAGAAGAAAATATGACCCTCAGAAGGTATCTAAGAGTTTATGGAATGAGAAGAACCAAACATGTTCTGTCTTGGGTGCCCTATGAGATAACTGAAACAGGAATTCAGCTTCAAGTCTGA